GGCCAAACAATATTTCAACTCCGGCTATAACTGCGCCGAGTCGGTGCTGCTGGCGGTCTGCCGGGAATCCGGTTACACCGAAAGCGAGATCATAAAGTTCATTCCCCGGATGGCCACTGGCTTCGGCGGGGGCATCGCCCGCAACGGCAGTCTCTGCGGAGCACTGAGCGGCGGTTTGATGGCCCTGGGGCTGGCTTTAGGCCGGGATGATGCCAAAGAAAGCCGGGATCCCTGCTATCCGGCGGCCGACCAATTCTACAATGATTTTGTAGATAGATTCGGGCACTCCAGCTGCCGGGAACTGACCGGATTGGACATGAAGAATGAACAGGATCGTAAAAAATATCAGGAAACCGTGCATTTGGAACGGTGCAACCCCATAGTGGCTTGGTCGGCCTTAAGGGTGATGGAGATAATTGGGGAGTATTCCAAAGTGAAGCCGGGAGTTGCCTGAATCATCATAATGGAGGAAATATCATAGGGGCGTAATTATGCGGCCCCTATCTTTGTTTGCGAATATGAACTATTGAAATTAAACCAAAAATTGAAATTCCTAAACTTTATATTTAGCTAAAATGACTCTATGCAATTGCCAGCAAACATAATCCAAGCCATCAACTCCTTCGGCCGGCTTTACGAGGTGGGCGGAGCGGTGCGCGATCGCATCCGCCATTCCCTTGACTCCTCGGGGAACATAGATCCGGAGCGCTTTTCCCAATACCAGCCGGTCGAGGCGGACTATCTGGTCGCCGGCATACCGATGGACCAGCTTGCCCGTCTCCTCAAACAATTCGGCCGGGTGGAATTGGTAGGCAGATCCTTTGGCGTTATTAAATTTAAAGTGCAAAATGAAAATTGTAAATTGCAAACCTTTGACATCGCTCTTCCCCGCAAGGAGCAAAGCATCGGTCCGGGGCACAAGGATTTTGCGATAGAGTACGACCCCGGTATTCCCATAGAGCTGGACCTGGGACGGAGGGATTTTGCCGTCAACGCTATCGCTCTGCGA
The sequence above is drawn from the candidate division TA06 bacterium genome and encodes:
- a CDS encoding C_GCAxxG_C_C family protein, translating into MSIENQAKQYFNSGYNCAESVLLAVCRESGYTESEIIKFIPRMATGFGGGIARNGSLCGALSGGLMALGLALGRDDAKESRDPCYPAADQFYNDFVDRFGHSSCRELTGLDMKNEQDRKKYQETVHLERCNPIVAWSALRVMEIIGEYSKVKPGVA